A window of Bacteroidota bacterium contains these coding sequences:
- a CDS encoding CehA/McbA family metallohydrolase produces MKRRIFLRLAGISAVSSLVSNVFAHEAKGNVTNKKTLTNPFETKGKWYKAALHVHTTSSDGDVDVATRLKQYRDKGFDVVAITDHRTTNDLSGFSDMKFLALSSIEFHPETYSGAPTHHFLGYGLPHPYTYNNSLSAQEMIDDIKSKGAKVFYAHPYWTGHTYVEMTEVSGYLGVEVHNQVCQDAESGSGRVHWDQMLNKGHVLSGLASDDVHRSSEVGKAWTMIKANKLDDESILEALENGCFYASKGPVIKDYQMGSNLKIEVECSPVKKIVFRTSGAGNGKVFKAENGDDLRSAEWNLSRKKPEWVRCEVTDKDGNTAWTNPIFLGNPK; encoded by the coding sequence TGTTACAAATAAAAAAACATTGACCAACCCTTTTGAAACAAAAGGGAAATGGTATAAAGCTGCTCTGCATGTTCATACCACCAGTAGCGATGGGGATGTGGATGTGGCAACACGTTTAAAACAATACAGAGATAAAGGATTTGATGTAGTGGCAATAACCGATCACAGAACAACAAATGATTTATCAGGCTTTTCAGACATGAAGTTTTTGGCATTGAGCAGCATTGAGTTTCATCCTGAAACCTATTCGGGAGCTCCTACACATCATTTTCTTGGATACGGATTACCACATCCTTATACATACAATAATAGTTTATCCGCACAAGAGATGATAGATGATATAAAAAGTAAAGGTGCAAAAGTGTTTTATGCGCATCCGTACTGGACCGGACATACTTATGTTGAAATGACTGAAGTATCGGGGTATTTAGGTGTTGAGGTGCACAATCAGGTGTGTCAGGATGCTGAAAGTGGTAGTGGGCGCGTGCATTGGGACCAGATGTTGAATAAAGGACATGTTCTGTCAGGTTTGGCAAGCGATGACGTACATAGAAGCAGCGAGGTTGGCAAAGCGTGGACGATGATAAAAGCTAATAAATTAGACGATGAAAGTATTCTTGAGGCACTTGAAAATGGTTGTTTTTATGCTTCCAAAGGTCCTGTAATAAAAGATTACCAAATGGGTAGTAACTTGAAAATAGAAGTAGAATGTTCACCAGTAAAAAAAATAGTATTTAGAACAAGCGGTGCCGGTAATGGTAAAGTTTTTAAGGCAGAAAATGGAGACGATCTTCGAAGTGCTGAGTGGAATTTGAGCAGAAAGAAGCCCGAATGGGTAAGGTGTGAAGTTACAGATAAAGATGGTAATACCGCATGGACAAATCCTATTTTTCTGGGAAACCCAAAATAA